A window of the Paenibacillus woosongensis genome harbors these coding sequences:
- the tlp gene encoding small acid-soluble spore protein Tlp — translation MAKPDDRSDNVEKLQDAIQDTIENFREGQDYLSEHADEISGEEKAQIEAKNERRLHSIEGFREEVKDEAADARK, via the coding sequence GTGGCCAAGCCGGACGATCGTTCCGATAATGTGGAGAAATTACAGGATGCCATCCAGGATACCATTGAAAATTTCCGTGAAGGACAGGATTATTTAAGCGAGCATGCCGACGAAATCAGCGGCGAAGAGAAGGCCCAAATCGAGGCTAAAAATGAACGCCGTTTGCACAGTATCGAAGGCTTCCGCGAAGAGGTTAAAGACGAAGCCGCCGACGCTCGAAAGTAA
- a CDS encoding peptidylprolyl isomerase has translation MKKGKIVLEKGGEVEIQFLPEEAPGTVANFEKLANSGFYNGLTFHRVIPGFVAQGGCPTGNGTGGPGYTIKCETATNTTKHERGVLSMAHAGKDTGGSQFFIVYEPQPHLNGVHTVFGKVTSGMEFVDEIRPGDKMKEVTVWDEA, from the coding sequence ATGAAAAAAGGCAAGATCGTACTGGAAAAAGGCGGAGAGGTAGAAATTCAATTTTTGCCGGAAGAAGCGCCGGGCACTGTAGCAAACTTCGAGAAGCTGGCTAACTCCGGCTTCTATAACGGACTAACGTTCCACCGTGTTATCCCTGGTTTCGTGGCCCAAGGCGGCTGCCCAACTGGAAACGGCACAGGCGGACCTGGCTACACCATCAAATGCGAGACGGCTACGAATACGACGAAGCACGAGCGTGGCGTGCTGTCTATGGCGCATGCGGGCAAAGATACGGGCGGAAGCCAGTTCTTTATCGTTTATGAGCCACAGCCGCATTTAAACGGGGTACACACGGTGTTCGGAAAAGTGACCTCCGGCATGGAGTTTGTGGACGAAATCCGTCCTGGCGACAAAATGAAGGAAGTTACCGTTTGGGACGAAGCTTAA
- the lysA gene encoding diaminopimelate decarboxylase, with amino-acid sequence MYLHGTSKINAKGHLEIGGCDTVELKQQYGTPLYIVDEALVRQRCREYMDAFKQSGLSFQVAYASKAFCVMAMCRVVEEEGLSLDVVSEGELYTALQAGFPAERIHFHGNNKTLDELELAISAGIGCFVVDNFTELHMLQAIAAEKGVAVNVLLRVTPGVEAHTHEFISTGQTDSKFGFDIGNGSAKEAVELASGSLNLRLLGLHSHIGSQIFEVEGFELAVERVAQFAADVKETLGVVFKVINLGGGFGIRYTEEDQPLHVSQYVKAITDAVKKHFALVYAQIPEIWVEPGRSIIGDAGTTLYTIGSTKDIPGVRKYVAVDGGMTDNPRPALYDSKYEAMLANRGNDDNEETVSIAGKCCESGDMLIWDLELPKANQGDLLAVSCTGAYNYAMASNYNRIRRPAVIFVQDGVSDVVVKRETLEDIISCDVIPERISKQPSFK; translated from the coding sequence ATGTATTTACACGGTACTAGTAAAATTAATGCCAAAGGGCATCTCGAAATCGGCGGCTGTGATACCGTCGAACTGAAGCAGCAGTATGGTACTCCGCTATATATCGTTGATGAAGCACTTGTACGGCAAAGATGCCGCGAATATATGGATGCTTTCAAGCAATCCGGCCTGTCTTTCCAGGTAGCTTATGCGAGCAAGGCTTTCTGCGTGATGGCGATGTGCAGAGTTGTGGAGGAAGAGGGCCTGTCCTTGGACGTCGTTTCGGAAGGGGAGCTGTATACGGCACTGCAAGCCGGGTTCCCGGCGGAGCGGATTCACTTCCATGGCAACAACAAAACGTTGGATGAGCTGGAATTGGCCATTAGCGCGGGCATTGGCTGCTTCGTTGTGGACAATTTCACGGAGCTGCATATGCTGCAAGCAATCGCTGCTGAGAAGGGCGTCGCTGTGAACGTGCTCCTGCGCGTGACTCCTGGTGTGGAAGCACATACGCATGAATTCATTTCAACAGGCCAGACCGACTCGAAATTTGGCTTCGATATTGGGAACGGCTCGGCGAAAGAGGCGGTAGAGCTTGCCTCCGGCAGCCTGAATCTGCGTTTGCTTGGCCTGCATTCTCATATCGGTTCGCAAATTTTTGAAGTGGAGGGCTTCGAGCTTGCCGTAGAGCGCGTTGCTCAATTTGCGGCGGACGTCAAGGAGACGCTTGGCGTCGTGTTCAAGGTCATCAATCTGGGTGGAGGCTTTGGAATCCGTTACACCGAGGAGGATCAGCCGCTGCATGTATCTCAGTATGTCAAAGCGATTACAGATGCGGTGAAGAAGCACTTCGCATTAGTCTATGCGCAAATTCCAGAAATTTGGGTAGAGCCGGGCCGCAGCATTATCGGCGATGCCGGTACAACGTTGTATACGATCGGCTCGACGAAGGACATTCCCGGCGTGCGCAAATATGTTGCTGTTGACGGCGGGATGACGGATAACCCGCGTCCAGCGTTGTACGACTCCAAATACGAGGCCATGCTGGCGAACCGGGGCAATGATGACAACGAAGAGACGGTGTCGATTGCCGGCAAATGCTGTGAGAGCGGGGATATGCTCATTTGGGATCTGGAGCTGCCTAAGGCTAACCAGGGAGATCTGCTTGCTGTATCCTGCACAGGAGCGTATAACTACGCCATGGCCAGCAATTATAACCGTATTCGGCGTCCGGCGGTCATCTTCGTCCAGGATGGGGTTAGCGACGTTGTCGTTAAGCGCGAGACGCTGGAGGATATCATCTCGTGCGATGTCATTCCCGAGCGTATTTCCAAGCAGCCTTCGTTTAAATAA
- a CDS encoding spore germination protein, translated as MTDREHNEYSQEQPDFIPYPEEHSAEEKDVVDREKGQGDENEELRNQKVENERSDTIEESVVYWQKSGRISEDLDTTKKTLEEVVGLGKSFDIDFREMTFGETRTGLFFISGFAKEDILQEILKRLTYLSPDNVSSGALHAFFDLYIPHIQVKKINKLSDVITMVLSGMSALFINGEQEALVMDTRSYPVRNPEEPSLERVVRGARDGFTETLLTNITLVRRRLRDPGLTFELHKVGRRTQTDVCIAYIDDIVDKTQVDSVREKITSIDIDGIPLAEKQLEEAIVRKGWNPYPLVRYSERPDVVASHILEGRVAIFSDTSPSVIIFPTTFFDLCQHAEENRQTAFMGSYLRWVRFAGIFASLFLLPLWLLMVIHPELKPAALSFIGPQTQAKIPLIAQFLLIEFGVDLLRMAAVHTPTPLASAMGLIAAILIGDIAVKTGLFVNEVVLYMAVAAIGMFATPSYELGLANRVIRLGLLIAVAIFGGPGFVVGVTAYIVWLTLRRSYNSSYLWPFIPFNAKAMAAILFRLPVMTSKQRPSFNKTRDRTRMPRNE; from the coding sequence ATGACGGATCGGGAGCATAACGAATATTCACAGGAGCAGCCGGATTTTATTCCATATCCGGAGGAACACTCCGCCGAGGAGAAGGACGTTGTTGACAGGGAGAAGGGGCAGGGGGACGAGAACGAAGAGCTGCGGAATCAGAAGGTGGAGAATGAGCGTTCCGATACGATCGAGGAATCGGTCGTTTACTGGCAGAAGAGCGGCAGGATTAGCGAGGATCTAGATACGACGAAAAAAACGCTGGAGGAGGTCGTCGGACTCGGCAAGAGCTTTGATATTGATTTTCGCGAAATGACCTTCGGGGAGACGCGAACAGGGTTGTTCTTCATCAGCGGCTTTGCGAAGGAGGATATTTTACAGGAAATTCTGAAACGCTTGACATATTTGTCGCCCGATAATGTATCTTCCGGGGCGCTGCATGCTTTTTTTGACCTTTATATCCCGCATATCCAGGTAAAAAAAATCAATAAGCTGAGCGATGTCATTACGATGGTGCTCAGCGGAATGAGCGCCTTGTTCATTAATGGGGAGCAGGAAGCGTTAGTGATGGATACCCGGTCGTACCCGGTACGGAATCCGGAAGAGCCATCGCTCGAACGCGTTGTGAGAGGGGCGAGGGACGGATTTACCGAAACTCTGCTCACGAACATTACGCTTGTCCGCCGGCGGCTTCGCGATCCTGGCCTCACCTTTGAATTGCATAAGGTGGGGCGCAGAACGCAAACCGATGTATGCATCGCTTATATCGATGATATCGTTGATAAAACGCAGGTCGATTCCGTACGCGAGAAGATCACATCCATTGATATCGACGGCATTCCGCTAGCGGAAAAACAATTGGAAGAAGCGATCGTGCGCAAGGGCTGGAATCCCTATCCGCTAGTGCGCTACTCGGAGCGTCCGGATGTCGTTGCTTCGCACATTCTGGAGGGAAGGGTTGCGATATTTAGCGATACGTCGCCGAGTGTCATTATTTTTCCGACGACGTTTTTTGATTTGTGCCAGCATGCGGAGGAGAACAGGCAGACGGCATTTATGGGCTCCTATTTACGCTGGGTGCGGTTTGCCGGTATATTCGCTTCGTTGTTTTTACTCCCACTTTGGCTCCTCATGGTGATTCATCCCGAGCTTAAGCCAGCTGCGCTATCGTTTATTGGCCCACAGACCCAGGCTAAAATCCCGCTGATCGCCCAGTTTCTTCTGATTGAATTCGGCGTAGATCTGCTTCGGATGGCTGCGGTACATACGCCGACTCCGCTTGCTTCGGCGATGGGTCTGATCGCGGCAATACTCATTGGAGATATTGCTGTGAAAACAGGTTTGTTCGTCAACGAGGTCGTGCTGTATATGGCTGTTGCAGCCATTGGAATGTTTGCCACGCCGAGCTATGAGCTGGGGCTTGCCAACCGGGTGATTCGGCTGGGTTTGCTTATCGCTGTTGCGATTTTCGGCGGTCCAGGGTTTGTCGTTGGCGTGACGGCTTATATCGTTTGGCTGACGCTGCGCCGGTCCTATAATTCCTCCTATCTGTGGCCGTTTATTCCGTTTAATGCAAAGGCAATGGCCGCCATTTTGTTCCGCTTGCCGGTCATGACCTCCAAGCAAAGGCCATCCTTCAACAAGACAAGGGACCGCACTCGCATGCCGCGTAATGAGTAG
- a CDS encoding stage V sporulation protein AB: MISPWSAAVLVFLGLAGGIAVGGGVIALFIVLDVIPRLAQVTRTYDKVHWYEGAMVSGAFIGTVADFYQWHIHGPWLISGFVGLLNGIFVGLLAAALTEVLNVLPILAKRLRMQHYLLGLLLAMVFGKVAGSLFEFFVYTP; encoded by the coding sequence TTGATTTCACCCTGGTCAGCGGCGGTGCTTGTCTTTCTTGGGTTGGCCGGAGGCATTGCGGTGGGAGGAGGTGTCATTGCTCTTTTTATCGTGCTAGACGTCATTCCGAGACTTGCCCAAGTGACCCGGACGTATGACAAAGTACATTGGTATGAAGGAGCCATGGTCAGCGGAGCGTTCATCGGAACCGTAGCCGATTTCTATCAGTGGCATATACATGGCCCTTGGCTGATTAGCGGCTTTGTCGGTTTGTTGAATGGCATTTTCGTCGGTCTGCTCGCGGCAGCCTTGACCGAGGTGCTTAACGTCCTGCCGATTCTCGCCAAGAGGCTGCGGATGCAGCATTATTTGCTGGGGCTGCTGCTGGCGATGGTATTCGGCAAAGTAGCCGGTTCTTTATTTGAATTTTTTGTTTATACACCTTAG
- a CDS encoding stage V sporulation protein AA, which translates to MKQGTATIYLQLRKHVKLPLGQDVRLRDVARVLADPNIEPRLLDIVLKQPRGEDGNLVLIDMLQIISRLQERIPDIQIEYMGEPQVLVEMVGKEKRPLLVLFLAVWLLLFFGSALTIMNFHADVSMQAVQVRIVEMITGERDEHPHLFQGAYSLGIGFGMVLFFNHLFKKKWNEEPTPLEVEMYLYQENLDQFVITEEYKKMHKAAGRGEKDP; encoded by the coding sequence ATGAAACAGGGAACAGCTACGATATATTTGCAGCTGCGCAAGCATGTCAAGCTTCCGCTCGGCCAGGATGTGCGGCTTCGGGATGTTGCGCGCGTTCTAGCTGACCCGAACATTGAGCCGAGACTCCTGGACATTGTCCTTAAGCAGCCGCGCGGGGAGGACGGCAATCTTGTTCTGATCGATATGCTGCAGATTATATCGCGCCTCCAAGAGCGTATTCCGGATATACAAATAGAGTATATGGGCGAGCCTCAGGTATTGGTGGAGATGGTCGGCAAGGAAAAAAGGCCGCTGCTGGTTCTGTTTCTTGCCGTTTGGCTGCTTCTATTCTTCGGATCGGCGCTGACGATTATGAACTTCCATGCGGATGTCAGCATGCAGGCGGTACAGGTACGGATCGTGGAAATGATTACGGGAGAGCGGGATGAACATCCGCACTTGTTCCAGGGAGCCTATTCCCTTGGCATCGGCTTCGGGATGGTGTTGTTCTTCAATCATTTGTTCAAGAAAAAGTGGAATGAAGAGCCTACTCCCCTCGAAGTGGAAATGTATCTATATCAAGAAAACCTCGATCAATTCGTCATTACCGAGGAATACAAGAAGATGCATAAAGCGGCAGGACGGGGGGAGAAGGACCCTTGA